The Alteribacter populi genomic sequence ATATTTCATCTTTCCAAACCTTCATCTCTTTCGTTACCTCATCAAAAATCGTTGGTCCCACAAAATAACCTTTGTCATTTACAGCCTTATCTTCCCTTCCGTCACGAACAAGACGAGCTCCTTCTTGAACACCGCTTTCAATGTAATTTATCGTACGTTCTTTATGTTCTTTTCTAATAACAGGACCTAGGAAAACATCTTCATCCAGGCCATTTCCGATTTTGATGTTATCCGATTTCTCACGTAGCTTTTTAATTAACGCATCTGCTACATCTTCCTCAACCGTCACAACGGAAGCCGCCATACAACGTTCACCTGCTGAACCAAATGCCGCACCAAAAATTTGAGTTGCTGCATTGTCAAGGTCAGCATCATGAAGCACGATCGAATGATTTTTTGCACCAGCTAATGCTTGAACTCGCTTTAAATTCTCTGTTCCTCGTTTATATACATACTCTGCAACAGGCTGAGAGCCTACAAACGAAATGGCTTTAACTTGCTTATGGTCAAGAAGTCCATTAACCACATCATGAGCACCATGCACAATATTCAAAACACCTTTAGGTAAACCGGCTTCCGCAAATAATTCAGCTAGTCGGTTGGCTAAAATAGGCGTTCTCTCGGATGGTTTAAGTACAAAGGTATTTCCACATGCAATCGCTAGTGGGAACATCCAGCAAGGAACCATCATTGGAAAGTTAAACGGAGTAATTCCGCCGATGACACCAATCGGGTAGCGGTACATCCCTGATTCAATATCAGTTGCAATATCAGGTAATTGTTTGCCCATCATTAGCGTAGGGGCACCTGCAGCAAATTCAACACACTCTATTCCTCTTTGTACTTCTCCGTAAGCTTCATTGTAGCTTTTGCCGTTTTCAATCGTAAGTAATTTTGCTAATTCATCCCAATGTTCAACTAATAATTGCTGATATTTAAATAAAATTCGAGCCCGTCTTGGAACAGCTACTTCTGACCATGTTTCAAATGCCTCTGCAGCCACTTCCACGGCTTTATCTAATTCCTCCAGCGTTGATAATGGTACCTCAGCGATAACCTCTCCTGTTGCAGGGTTATATACAGGTTCTATTCTCAAAGAAGAGGAATCTACCCATTCTCCGTTTACATAATTTTTAAGTTCTTTTTGAATAATTTGATTCATATTTCAACTCTCCTTTTTCTGTTGAATTATCACCGTTTGTGTTTAAAGGGTTAGTTTATTTCTTCAGCTGTTTCTAAAAACTTTTCAATTTCTTCAATAGTAGGCATCGCATCCGAACAACTATGCTTAGAGATAACGATGGAAGCAGAAGCACTGCCTAATCTCATAGCTGCTGGAATGGCATACCCCTCCATTAACCCATACATGAAAGCAGAAGCATAGGAGTCACCAGCACCAAATGTTTTTAACACCTTCGTTTTAAAAGTACATCCTTGGTAACTCTCACCTTCATTTGAGTACGCAATCGATCCTCCAGCACCATGTTTAATGACAACGATTTTCGCGTTATAAGAAAACCACTTTTCGGCCGTTACTCTATCATCCGCATGTTCAAATTTTAATAGCTTTTCCATCATGTCGAATTCTTCACGCGTTCCAATAATGACATCACATTTTTCTGCTGCTAAGTTATAATAAACAGCCGTCTCAGCCTCTGATTGCCAAGTGTAGGGGCGATAGTCTAAATCAAAAAATACAACGACATCATGTTTTCTTGCATATTCTAATGCTAAAAATACAGCTTCCCTTGAGGGGCTTTTTGCTAGTGCTGTCCCTGAAATTAATAGAGACTTTGAACTCATGATATATTGTTCTGATACTTCAGATGTATTTAAATTTAAATCTGCGACATTATCTCTATACATTAAAATACTACAATCTTCTGGACTTTTAATTTCTGTAAAAGCAAGTCCAGTCACAGCACCGCTTGTATCTGTAGCAATACTTTCTGTATTGATCTGATTATCTTCTAAATAGGTTGTGATAAAACGCCCCATCTGATCGTCTGAAACTTTACCGATAAATCCTGTTTTAAGCCCAAGACGGGAGGTGCCTATTGCAATGTTTGCTGGAGAACCTCCCACATATTTTGTAAACGTTTTGGTTTCTTCCATAGGCCTTAACGTTTCATTAGCATTTAAATCAACGCATATCCGTCCTAATCCAATGACATCA encodes the following:
- a CDS encoding CoA-acylating methylmalonate-semialdehyde dehydrogenase, whose amino-acid sequence is MNQIIQKELKNYVNGEWVDSSSLRIEPVYNPATGEVIAEVPLSTLEELDKAVEVAAEAFETWSEVAVPRRARILFKYQQLLVEHWDELAKLLTIENGKSYNEAYGEVQRGIECVEFAAGAPTLMMGKQLPDIATDIESGMYRYPIGVIGGITPFNFPMMVPCWMFPLAIACGNTFVLKPSERTPILANRLAELFAEAGLPKGVLNIVHGAHDVVNGLLDHKQVKAISFVGSQPVAEYVYKRGTENLKRVQALAGAKNHSIVLHDADLDNAATQIFGAAFGSAGERCMAASVVTVEEDVADALIKKLREKSDNIKIGNGLDEDVFLGPVIRKEHKERTINYIESGVQEGARLVRDGREDKAVNDKGYFVGPTIFDEVTKEMKVWKDEIFAPVLSIIRVKDLDEAIDTANHSNFANGACIYTKDGASVRKFRDKMDSGMLGVNIGVPAPMAFFPFSGWKDSFYGDLHANGTDGVEFYTRKKMITTRW
- the iolC gene encoding 5-dehydro-2-deoxygluconokinase, yielding MNGISFSENRSLDVIGLGRICVDLNANETLRPMEETKTFTKYVGGSPANIAIGTSRLGLKTGFIGKVSDDQMGRFITTYLEDNQINTESIATDTSGAVTGLAFTEIKSPEDCSILMYRDNVADLNLNTSEVSEQYIMSSKSLLISGTALAKSPSREAVFLALEYARKHDVVVFFDLDYRPYTWQSEAETAVYYNLAAEKCDVIIGTREEFDMMEKLLKFEHADDRVTAEKWFSYNAKIVVIKHGAGGSIAYSNEGESYQGCTFKTKVLKTFGAGDSYASAFMYGLMEGYAIPAAMRLGSASASIVISKHSCSDAMPTIEEIEKFLETAEEIN